One Aspergillus oryzae RIB40 DNA, chromosome 2 genomic window carries:
- the gliM gene encoding O-methyltransferase gliM (predicted protein), which yields MDAPLTDAERTALQTSLEALNRQVEATRNILRSNSQKALLQTLHTDQELPDPALEALAGKTINLLHETQQLLEPGHLVLADHFLGYVSTKCLCAAVELKLVDILADADEAGMTVDELADASGAHPDRLQQVLRVLRNDNIFDYDAVSHRYRNNRVSALLHSEHWTQWHNWVDLYGNEFYDIARGIPRSIRREEARWAAQINFDTNDDMFTYFQAQGWLPRLHRTLGGGAIAQAPGIVADYPWHEIGSRTVLDVGGGGGGFLASLLREYPQMRGGILDLPRTIEHACTLFHEPQGPYFDLRERVPRENLIAGDFLKAVPAFEIYTMKWVLHDWKDPDVLTILRCIRASLIPGPDSRLVILESNLSDGQMGRLSRYGDINMMMTANGQERSEEQWRALAAASGWEVSRIYPMRRAWVCAIDLRPSASESGDRKHS from the exons ATGGATGCCCCCTTGACCGACGCCGAACGAACTGCGCTCCAAACCAGCCTGGAAGCTTTGAACCGACAGGTGGAAGCAACACGCAATATCCTCCGGAGCAATAGCCAAAAGGCACTGCTTCAGACACTCCATACCGACCAGGAGCTGCCAGACCCCGCCCTGGAAGCCCTGGccggcaagaccatcaaccttcttcatgaaaCCCAACAGCTGCTCGAACCTGGCCATCTGGTCCTTGCAGATCATTTCCTAG GTTACGTGAGCACCAAATGTCTCTGTGCAGCCGTGGAGCTGAAGCTGGTCGACATCCTCGCCGACGCCGACGAGGCGGGTATGACTGTAGACGAACTAGCTGATGCCAGTGGTGCACACCCAGATCGGCTGCAACAGGTGCTGCGAGTCTTGCGCAACGATAACATCTTTGATTACGACGCGGTCTCCCACAGGTACCGCAACAACCGGGTGTCGGCGCTGCTGCACTCGGAGCATTGGACGCAGTGGCACAACTGGGTAGACCTTTATGGAAATGAGTTTTACGATATTGCTCGGGGGATCCCTCGTTCTATCCGGCGCGAGGAGGCGCGATGGGCCGCCCAAATAAATTTTGATACCAATGACGATATGTTCACCTATTTCCAGGCACAAGGCTGGTTGCCGCGTCTGCACCGGACCCTCGGCGGAGGTGCTATTGCCCAAGCGCCCGGCATCGTTGCCGACTATCCCTGGCACGAGATCGGCTCCCGGACCGTCCTCGAtgtcggcggtggtggtggtggatttcTCGCGTCCCTGCTCCGGGAGTATCCCCAGATGCGAGGGGGGATTCTGGACCTTCCGCGTACCATTGAACACGCGTGCACCCTTTTCCATGAACCACAAGGACCATACTTTGACTTGCGCGAGCGGGTGCCCCGCGAAAACCTCATTGCGGGAGATTTCCTGAAAGCAGTCCCGGCGTTTGAGATCTATACGATGAAGTGGGTGCTGCATGACTGGAAGGATCCGGACGTTCTTACGATTCTGCGCTGTATTCGCGCCTCCTTGATTCCCGGACCCGACAGTCGATTGGTGATTCTCGAATCCAACCTCTCGGATGGTCAGATGGGACGTCTGTCGCGTTACGGCGATATCAATATGATGATGACCGCAAACGGTCAAGAACGATCCGAGGAGCAATGGAGGGCGTTGGCTGCGGCATCTGGTTGGGAGGTTTCCCGGATCTATCCCATGCGGCGCGCATGGGTTTGTGCTATCGATCTTCGGCCATCCGCTTCAGAGTCCGGGGACCGAAAACATAGCTGA
- the gliI gene encoding aminotransferase gliI (1-aminocyclopropane-1-carboxylate synthase, and related proteins): MASAGAGLSKRGASNVDAIMPGIRAALLERTRPTVPRIDLSTAENWLLRNEVIELTKDAIRDGLKPHHLSYPNEFAGDADLIKALAAFVNEYFHPHIPVEPDHIATAPGAATCLNTFLYNLCEPGEGILVPAPFWNGFDWLFTARSSAVPVMVHVERSADTLTAKLIPALEKAYEESKIPIRGLLLTNPQNPYGQCYPRSVMEDCIRFCHSKGIHYISDEVYALSNFENPELPDAPPFVSALQIDVKGIGCDLSRVHTFWSTSKDFGSSGFRVGCSITQANEAMHVALALASNTESSSLSAVASTALLTSPRLPELLQLNAQRLQEAYCLMTNFLKKHQIEYIPANSAPFLFARVAPQAQTWEDEKAVIAQLKEAGVNVSGGKAYHVNEDQKGWARLTFALETSRAEEAIKRMETVLGKQ, encoded by the exons ATGGCTTCTGCTGGCGCTGGACTGTCGAAGCGTGGTGCGTCGAATGTTGATGCGATCATGCCTGGTATCCGCGCTGCCTTGCTGGAGCGCACTCGACCGACTGTACCGCGCATTGATCTATCGACTGCCGAGAACTGGTTGTTGCGAAATGAGGTCATTGAGTTGACCAAAGATGCCATACGAGATGGGCTGAAGCCTCAT CACCTGTCATACCCGAATGAGTTCGCTGGAGATGCCGACTTGATTAAGGCTCTGGCAGCATTCGTCAATGAATACTTCCATCCCCATATCCCGGTAGAGCCAGACCATATCGCAACAGCGCCTGGTGCGGCGACATGCTTGAATACTTTCCTGTACAATCTCTGTGAGCCTGGGGAAGGCATTCTCGTCCCTGCGCCCTTCTGGA ATGGCTTTGACTGGCTCTTCACGGCCCGATCATCAGCCGTGCCGGTGATGGTTCATGTCGAAAGAAGTGCAGACACTCTGACGGCGAAGTTGATTCCAGCACTGGAAAAGGCTTACGAAGAGTCTAAAATTCCGATCCGGGGTCTTCTACTCACAAATCCACAGAATCCGTACGGGCAATGCTATCCCCGGTCCGTCATGGAGGATTGTATTCGCTTCTGTCACTCCAAAGGCATTCATTACATCTCCGACGAGGTGTACGCGCTATCCAATTTTGAGAATCCCGAGCTTCCAGATGCACCACCATTCGTCTCTGCGTTACAAATTGATGTCAAAGGAATTGGTTGTGATCTTTCTCGAGTGCATACATTCTGGAGTACCAGCAAGGACTTTGGCTCCAGTGGCTTCCGTGTG GGATGTAGCATCACACAGGCCAACGAGGCAATGCACGTCGCACTAGCTCTCGCGTCCAACACTGAATCATCCAGTCTCAGTGCGGTCGCATCGACAGCCCTCCTCACATCTCCTCGACTCCCAGAGCTTCTCCAATTGAATGCACAAAGACTGCAGGAAGCATATTGTCTTATGACCAACTTCCTGAAAAAGCATCAGATTGAATATATCCCCGCAAATTCTGCCCCCTTCCTCTTTGCCCGTGTGGCCCCACAGGCTCAGACCTGGGAGGACGAGAAAGCCGTAATCGCCCAACTGAAGGAAGCCGGTGTTAATGTCAGTGGAGGCAAGGCGTATCACGTAAATGAAGATCAGAAAGGTTGGGCGCGGTTAACATTTGCGCTGGAAACATCCCGGGCAGAGGAAGCAATCAAGCGCATGGAAACGGTTCTAGGGAAGCAGTAA
- a CDS encoding uncharacterized protein (predicted protein) has protein sequence MASESSIPLYDCLIIGGGIAGLSSALSLVRTLHTAVVFDEGIHRNDQAPHLATVPTWDSQDPKRFRDAAKLNILSKYSTVEFANVKLEKFNKALGKPFLTKVFGHDYVVLPSKYFDDIKRASPQSLSFFQALSDGLNMEASVGHLYASTTEIDVVVKHLNPRLTQLTPLLCDEAEYAIEREVGALPDWKKFNVSNLIAAIVHRTTNRILVGKELCRNEEYLAITTKFSRSLFISGIFWNFVRLGPLRKLVAWLTIGLHLRDRNAAAKVLLPHVLARRQEKEAGVDVATKYPDALQWTIDTAPSFPGDDEPLHQVYHMLHLTFAASSASGVGVTQCLLNVLAYPEYLEPLRDEISTVVARHGGWTDKALSQMALLDSFIRETMRLHPAGSFMDDHFRFHDGLTLPKGTNIIAPALAIHYDPDNYEDAHRFDGFRFARYRQKQGENHRWLASTIDQKFLQFGYGNHACPGRFYAIRKIKLVLAKLIMDYDFKWAQPRPVHDRPEDFAIEAQLVAAPDAEILIRSRNLSN, from the exons ATGGCTTCTGAATCCTCGATCCCTCTCTACGACTGCTTGATCATCGGCGGCGGCATTGCGGGCTTGTCGTCCGCACTAAGTCTGGTGCGTACGCTTCACACAgccgtcgtcttcgatgAAGGCATCCATCGTAATGACCAGGCGCCTCATCTCGCCACCGTTCCGACCTGGGACAGCCAGGACCCGAAACGCTTCCGTGACGCCGCCAAACTCAACATTCTTTCCAAGTACAGCACAGTTGAATTTGCAAATGTCAAACTAGAAAAG TTCAACAAAGCATTGGGTAAGCCTTTCCTCACGAAAGTATTCGGCCACGACTACGTGGTTCTGCCGTCCAAGTACTTCGATGATATCAAGCGAGCGAGCCCACagagcttgagcttcttccaAGCTCTGAGCGAT GGCCTGAATATGGAGGCTTCAGTCGGCCATCTCTACGCTAGCACGACGGAGATTGACGTGGTTGTCAAGCATTTGAATCCCCGACTTA CCCAACTGACACCATTGCTCTGCGATGAGGCGGAATATGCCATCGAGAGGGAAGTAGGAGCTCTACCCG ACTGGAAAAAGTTCAATGTTTCCAACCTCATCGCCGCCATCGTGCACCGGACTACCAACCGCATCCTCGTGGGAAAAGAACTCTGTCGGAACGAAGAATACCTTGCGATTACCACCAAATTCTCACGATCGCTATTCATCAGCGGTATCTTCTGGAACTTTGTCCGGCTGGGTCCGTTACGTAAACTAGTCGCTTGGTTGACCATCGGACTTCATCTGAGGGACCGTAATGCCGCTGCAAAGGTCCTCCTGCCCCATGTTCTTGCTAGACgacaggagaaggaagccggCGTCGACGTGGCCACCAAGTACCCCGATGCGCTGCAATGGACCATTGATACGGCTCCGTCCTTTCCCGGCGACGATGAGCCCTTACATCAAGTCTACCATATGTTGCATCTGACCTTTGCAGCGAGCAGTGCGTCAGGTGTTGGCGTCACGCAGTGCCTGCTCAATGTGCTGGCGTATCCAGAGTATTTGGAGCCACTTCGCGATGAGATCTCTACCGTGGTTGCGAGACATGGTGGCTGGACTGACAAAGCTCTGTCGCAGATGGCCTTACTCGACAGCTTCATCCGGGAAACCATGCGACTACACCCGGCGGGTTCTT TCATGGATGACCATTTCCGATTTCATGACGGTCTAACCTTGCCCAAAGGCACAAACATTATCGCACCGGCGCTGGCGATCCACTATGACCCCGACAACTACGAGGACGCCCACCGATTCGACGGATTCCGGTTTGCTAGATATCGTCAGAAGCAAGGAGAGAACCACCGATGGCTTGCGTCAACTATTGACCAGAAGTTCCTTCA ATTCGGCTATGGTAACCATGCTTGTCCGGGCAGATTCTACGCCATTCGCAAGATCAAACTGGTACTGGCGAAGCTGATCATGGATTATGACTTCAAGTGGGCCCAACCGCGCCCTGTTCATGATCGTCCTGAGGACTTCGCCATTGAGGCGCAGTTGGTGGCCGCCCCGGATGCCGAAATCTTGATACGTAGCCGTAACCTGTCTAATTAA
- a CDS encoding uncharacterized protein (predicted protein): protein MSRSTMLAHSAIPSSLIRMDLLSPWILTATAPKFLRLFAPATRRRSARSTIPSWSRSSSGKQAHHAWLSSITPCDGARSPWLARIPMAASSLQAQSPLGARRRVYQHLPEEADRLLKGRAQIVNVWRPLRGPVQDWPLAVMDCSTLAQAHIHPTKLYRNRFELRGETVSISHDESQRWYYLDGQQTDECTLIKIWDSKEGISGHMCAHCAFQHPNTPVDAPLRESVEVRCLVFYENQE from the exons ATGTCTCGGTCCACGATGCTCGCCCACTCCGCGATTCCTTCCAGCTTGATACGCATGGATTTGCTTTCGCCGTGGATTCTGACGGCAACCGCCCCGAAATTCTTGAGACTATTCGCTCCGGCGACAAGGAGGCGGTCCGCGAGGTCTACTATCCCCTCGTGGAGCAGATCATCAAGCGGCAAACAGGCGCATCACGCGTGGTTATCTTCGATCACACCGTGCGACGGCGCGAGGTCTCCTTGGCTGGCAAGAATCCCAATGGCCGCGAGCAGCCTGCAAGCACA GTCTCCCCTGGGAGCCCGACGTCGCGTCTACCAGCATCTTCCCGAAGAAGCCGACCGGCTCCTCAAAGGTCGGGCGCAAATCGTCAA TGTCTGGCGTCCTCTCCGAGGCCCCGTCCAAGACTGGCCCCTAGCTGTAATGGACTGCAGTACATTAGCCCAAGCACATATCCATCCGACCAAGCTGTATCGCAACCGGTTCGAGCTCCGTGGTGAGACCGTCAGCATCAGTCACGACGAAAGCCAACGCTGGTACTACCTTGATGGACAACAAACCGACGAATGCACTTTGATCAAGATCTGGGACAGTAAGGAAGGTATTTCGGGACATA TGTGTGCCCATTGCGCTTTCCAGCATCCCAATACCCCGGTGGATGCTCCCCTGCGTGAAAGTGTTGAAGTGCGATGTCTGGTCTTCTATGAGAACCAGGAGTAG
- a CDS encoding uncharacterized protein (predicted protein), producing MSSTAFTSSLSNWDLYPTNGSITPHLLLVGAQILFLSGPHFHGRRTLAATTILSLAAIAQYNRFTNNPGVANLFALAWPHWLSAVEKIVFASPEGPEADLWRVDRVPREAMSWPVFGWRKVKWAVTLLLNLRGIRWSFQVKNVPKMPERMTRGQFLRWRLGELVWVLLMTDLVSQMMLRFFFTDAAGALGNLDSKYITIRDARWGWSLLKALTFGLGPYFFINMQYLVVSILAVAMGISRPEVGSCPPRRSNRQPC from the coding sequence ATGTCGAGCACGGCATTCACATCGTCCCTCAGTAACTGGGACTTGTATCCCACCAATGGTTCCATTACTCCCCATCTTCTGCTTGTCGGGGCCCAAATCCTATTCCTCAGTGGCCCACATTTTCACGGTCGACGGACTCTTGCTGCGACAACGATCCTGAGTCTAGCAGCCATTGCGCAATACAACCGATTCACCAATAACCCTGGAGTCGCCAATCTGTTCGCACTGGCCTGGCCGCATTGGCTCTCCgccgtggagaagattgTCTTTGCCTCCCCCGAGGGACCTGAAGCAGACTTATGGAGAGTAGACCGTGTCCCTCGCGAGGCAATGTCCTGGCCTGTGTTCGGATGGCGAAAGGTAAAATGGGCCGTGACTCTCTTGTTGAACCTGCGAGGCATCCGCTGGAGCTTCCAAGTCAAAAACGTACCTAAAATGCCAGAGCGCATGACGCGTGGTCAGTTCCTGCGGTGGCGACTAGGCGAGTTGGTATGGGTCTTGCTGATGACGGATCTGGTCTCCCAAATGATgcttcgtttcttcttcacggaTGCTGCGGGAGCTTTGGGAAATCTGGATTCTAAGTATATCACCATCCGCGATGCTCGTTGGGGTTGGAGTCTTCTGAAAGCATTGACATTTGGACTGGGTCCATACTTTTTTATCAACATGCAGTACTTGGTGGTATCCATCCTGGCAGTAGCCATGGGGATTAGTCGGCCTGAGGTAGGCTCCTGTCCACCACGCAGGAGCAATAGACAGCCATGCTAA
- a CDS encoding uncharacterized protein (heavy metal exporter HMT1, ABC superfamily), with translation MQLAVLTLALCWAYPVTIYISYLLSRLGIALYRKHKDSTTGAWYEKHRKAAFTAIFWLQLVQCFDLAISITITGYAMNISPQVEAWWVDKEFLASNIAVFMFLAAGLLPDPDVPFSPSLSHSHAWIAGIIMEALQLAMFCNQQSPVSVLSRVEYLQLGLVMVRLVLFVAMVALYFQPMYAWSRIQLDETEPLLGEVDSKPVRDAQHGGWLDYVVGFSTLFPFLWPSDSRRLQLRAIFCFVLLVIQRVVNILVPHQLGIVVAHLGSGTIPYQKIAIYIALRALQGQQGVIGSIRALLWIPVSQSTYRRLTSSAFEHVLSLSLEFHLGKRIGEVMSALSKGSALNTFLDGLVFQLFPMVADLWIAALYFLIQFDAFYSLIVITVTWLYLFVTIYMAKYRGRARREMVNREREMEAAKTDALMSYETVHHNSAVPHEINRFNRLVQAFQKAEYFVFFSLNLLNATQNLLFTAGVAIVCLLCAYQISADMQQVAMFVTLLTYLAQLQAPLNFFGSFYTQVQNNLVDAERMLALFKEKPLVQDRDGAIDLNTCAGRVEFTHVNFAYDERRPALQDVSFTVEPGTSTAIVGESGSGKSTILKLLFRFYDVAAGSVRFDGVDARDMTIASLRSHLGVVPQDTILFNDTLLYNLLYARPQATMEEVYAACRAASIHDRIMSFPDGYETKVGERGLRLSGGEKQRIAIARTFLRSPQILLLDEATASLDSQTERQIQGALDNIAKGRTTITIAHRLSTITKANQIIVLHQGRIVEKGTHEELLAANGMYSQMWAKQTKAKEKKDSNATLVEVA, from the exons ATGCAGCTGGCAGTGCTGACACTGGCCCTGTGCTGGGCATATCCAGTGACTATTTACATTTCCTATCTCCTTTCAAGGTTAGGGATTGCCTTGTACCGGAAGCACAAAGATAGCACCACAGGCGCCTGGTATGAAAAGCATCGGAAAGCTGCGTTTACGGCCATCTTCTGGCTGCAGCTCGTACAATGTTTCGACCTG GCAATTTCCATTACCATCACTGGATATGCAATGAATATCAGTCCTCAGGTGGAGGCTTGGTGGGTTGACAAAGAGTTCTTG GCATCGAATATCGCGGTGTTCATGTTCCTGGCCGCAGGCTTGCTTCCAGATCCCGACGTGCCGTTTTCACCATCTCTGTCGCATTCTCATGCATGGATTGCAGGGATTATCATGGAGGCGCTTCAATTGGCGATGTTCTGTAACCAACAAAGTCCAGTCTCTGTTCTCTCGAGAGTTGAGTACCTTCAACTGGGACTGGTCATGGTGCGACTGGTCCTGTTCGTCGCCATGGTTGCATTGTACTTCCAGCCCATGTACGCATGGTCGCGGATCCAGCTGGATGAAACCGAGCCATTACTGGGGGAAGTGGATTCGAAGCCGGTCCGAGATGCGCAGCATGGTGGATGGCTGGACTATGTCGTTGGGTTCAGCACATTGTTCCCATTCTTATG GCCATCTGATTCCCGACGCTTGCAACTAAGAGCCATCTTCTGTTTCGTTCTGCTCGTCATTCAACGGGTGGTGAATATCCTGGTTCCCCATCAACTCGGAATTGTCGTGGCCCACCTGGGTTCCGGCACGATCCCGTACCAGAAGATTGCCATCTACATTGCCTTGCGCGCACTTCAAGGACAGCAAGGAGTGATTGGATCCATTCGTGCCCTTCTGTGGATCCCCGTCAGCCAGTCGACGTACCGACGACTCACCTCCTCTGCGTTCGAGCATGTTCTTTCGTTATCCCTCGAATTCCACCTGGGCAAGCGCATCGGAGAGGTCATGAGCGCACTGAGCAAAGGAAGTGCGCTCAATACCTTCCTTGACGGACTGGTATTCCAGCTGTTTCCCATGGTCGCCGATCTGTGGATTGCTGCGCTGTACTTCTTGATCCAGTTCGACGCCTTCTACTCTCTGATTGTAATTACCGTGACTTGGCTCTACCTCTTTGTAACGATCTATATGGCCAAGTATCGTGGCCGCGCGCGCCGAGAGATGGTGAACCGGGAGCGTGAGATGGAGGCAGCGAA GACGGATGCCCTGATGTCCTATGAGACAGTTCATCACAATTCGGCCGTTCCCCATGAGATCAACCGCTTTAACCGCCTCGTGCAAGCTTTCCAAAAAGCCGAGtacttcgtcttcttctccctcaacCTGCTCAACGCCACCCAGAACTTGCTCTTCACGGCAGGAGTGGCGATCGTCTGCTTACTGTGCGCGTATCAGATCTCCGCAGACATGCAGCAAGTCGCCATGTTTGTCACGCTACTCACCTACTTGGCTCAACTCCAAGCTCCATTGAACTTCTTCGGAAGCTTCTACACCCAGGTCCAGAATAATCTTGTCGACGCTGAGCGAATGCTTGCCTTG TTCAAAGAAAAGCCTCTGGTCCAGGATCGCGATGGTGCGATTGACCTCAACACTTGCGCCGGTCGCGTGGAGTTCACCCATGTGAACTTTGCATACGATGAGCGCCGTCCGGCATTGCAGGATGTGAGTTTCACCGTCGAGCCTGGAACATCCACCGCTATCGTAGGAGAGAGTGGGAGCGGCAAGTCCACGATCTTGAAGCTCTTGTTCCGGTTTTATGATGTCGCCGCGGGCTCCGTTCGATTTGACGGCGTCGATGCCCGGGATATGACCATCGCCAGCTTGAGAAGCCACCTCGGCGTTGTCCCACAGGACACAATTCTCTTCAATGATACGTTGCTATACAACTTACTGTATGCTCGACCTCAGGCGACGATGGAAGAAGTCTATGCGGCGTGTCGTGCAGCCAGCATCCACGACCGGATCATGAGCTTCCCCGACGGTTATGAGACCAAGGTTGGCGAGCGAGGATTGCGACTGTCCGGTGGAGAGAAACAGAGA ATCGCGATTGCCCGGACATTCCTCCGCTCGCCGCAAATTCTGCTTCTCGATGAAGCGACGGCCTCGTTGGACTCACAAACCGAACGTCAGATTCAGGGGGCATTGGATAATATTGCGAAGGGTAGGACGACTATTACTATTGC CCATCGcctctccaccatcaccaaggcCAACCAGATTATCGTCTTGCACCAGGGACGTATTGTCGAGAAAGGAACGCATGAAGAGCTGTTAGCAGCGAATGGGATGTATAGTCAAATGTGGGCGAAGCAGACGAAagcgaaggagaaaaaggattcCAATGCGACTCTTGTGGAAGTTGCTTGA
- a CDS encoding uncharacterized protein (predicted protein) has translation MAAPLFDCLIVGGGPAGLAAALGLCRAIRTAVVFDSKSYRNPTEHMHNVSTWDHANPHDYRLAARKELTEGRYNTVTLADVALRKIWKLDSGEFEATDAVGKVWKGRKLILATGVKDEIPELPGYADCWPKSIYHCLFCHGFEERGAPSVGVLAIGPVANPKPAEHLSRLAHNLAKTVTIYTNGNEELAAQLRPSIEKDQWLTLDNRVIKQLHKTDGIPVRVELDDGTTKEEGFLVHAMKTTPRLDFEHNLNLELSAQGTEFVASPPFSETTTPGCFATGDCGMAIKAASMSMSNGSLAAVGVVSQLAFDEKAK, from the exons ATGGCTGCTCCGCTCTTTGATTGTTTGATTGTCGGCGGGGGTCCCGCTGGCCTGGCTGCTGCCCTCGGTCTCTGTCGCGCGATCCGCACGGCGGTTGTCTTTGACTCCAAGAGTTACCGCAACCCGACTGAGCATATGCACAATGTGTCCACCTGGGATCATGCCAATCCCCATGACTACCGGCTCGCCGCGCGCAAAGAGCTGACCGAGGGCCGATACAACACCGTGACGCTGGCCGACGTGGCCTTGCGCAAGATCTGGAAGCTCGACTCCGGTGAGTTCGAGGCCACCGATGCTGTGGGCAAGGTCTGGAAGGGGCGGAAATTAATCCTGGCCACCGGGGTGAAGGATGAGATCCCGGAGCTGCCAGGATATGCCGACTGCTGGCCCAAGTCAAT CTACCACTGCCTCTTCTGCCACGGATTCGAAGAGCGCGGTGCCCCATCTGTCGGCGTCCTGGCCATTGGCCCAGTCGCCAACCCCAAACCCGCCGAACATCTCTCGCGACTCGCCCACAACCTCGCCAAGACTGTCACCATCTATACCAATGGCAACGAGGAGCTCGCAGCGCAGCTCCGCCCCTCGATCGAGAAGGACCAATGGTTGACCCTGGACAACCGGGTCATCAAGCAACTCCATAAGACCGATGGCATTCCCGTCCGGGTGGAGCTGGACGATGGCACTACGAAGGAGGAAGGCTTCTTGGTTCATGCCATGAAGACGACGCCGCGCCTGGACTTCGAGCATAACCTGAACTTGGAGCTCTCGGCGCAGGGCACGGAATTCGTGGCGAGTCCCCCCTTCAGTGAGACGACCACACCAGGCTGCTTCGCCACGGGCGACTGCGGTATGGCCATCAAGGCGGCCAGCATGTCCATGAGTAATGGATCGCTGGCGGCGGTGGGTGTGGTCTCGCAGCTGGCGTTTGATGAGAAGGCGAAATAA
- a CDS encoding uncharacterized protein (predicted protein) → MCDSSQSTADVLIIGGGPAGSNAAWELGQAHHRVILFNASIDRLRDPDVNTASTRPALDLLLHSRRKTPDVFRPFRQEIGKESSEVSVHNQRITQVQRLPNGFFQAEDDVGHVWTAKVLVLADGAEEILPDIDGYDTCWEQQRILTHPAEDEPRSLISSCLAVLAVGDLAELTMALHTVWQARQFAASVRVYTHGDEDLARALETRISPDARIAIQTTPIQSLQPGSDSPSQVVVHLADGSSIVESHVYHRPASQLQGPFARQLNLELTESGAIRISARVPYMTSLDGVYAGGDCASLGQRTLFKALAMGQGLAAAVAARLERGNWGNAVEEQD, encoded by the exons ATGTGTGATTCTTCTCAGTCGACTGCGGACGTGCTGATCATCGGCGGTGGTCCTGCTGGTTCAAATGCGGCGTGGGAGTTAGGACAAGCCCACCACCGTGTGATTCTGTTCAATGCATCCATTGACCGTCTCCGCGATCCAGACGTGAACACGGCTTCCACGCGACCGGCTCTggacctccttctccattcccGACGTAAGACTCCCGATGTCTTCCGCCCCTTTCGACAAGAGATCGGTAAGGAAAGCTCCGAGGTCAGTGTACACAATCAACGGATTACTCAGGTGCAACGACTACCGAACGGGTTCTTTCAAGCGGAGGACGATGTTGGTCATGTCTGGACGGCAAAAGTCCTAGTTCTGGCCGACGGCGCTGAGGAGATCTTGCCTGATATTGACGGGTACGACACATGTTGGGAACAACAGCGCAT ATTGACGCACCCCGCTGAAGATGAGCCGCGCTCTCTCATCTCTAGTTGTCTGGCCGTGTTGGCGGTCGGCGACCTGGCGGAGTTGACGATGGCGCTGCATACGGTGTGGCAGGCACGACAGTTCGCGGCGTCGGTCCGTGTCTACACccatggtgatgaggatctcgCCCGAGCCCTGGAGACGCGGATTTCCCCAGACGCACGAATCGCCATTCAGACGACCCCCATCCAGTCCTTACAACCCGGGAGCGATTCCCCATCTCAGGTCGTGGTTCACCTTGCGGATGGCAGCTCGATCGTTGAGTCCCATGTCTATCATCGTCCCGCATCTCAACTGCAAGGGCCATTTGCCCGTCAGTTGAATTTGGAATTAACCGAATCGGGTGCCATTCGCATCTCGGCGCGTGTCCCTTACATGACCAGTCTGGACGGTGTGTACGCGGGGGGGGATTGCGCGTCCCTCGGACAACGCACGTTGTTCAAAGCATTAGCCATGGGCCAGGGGCTGGCGGCGGCTGTGGCAGCGCGGCTAGAGCGGGGGAACTGGGGGAATGCCGTGGAGGAACAGGACTGA
- the gliG gene encoding glutathione S-transferase gliG (predicted protein) produces the protein MEYDGRVILYIIKADETSYINYIKPLILAEEIQFPHVLSVIDTRDEWFYSIHPERMVPSLKDQDPVTGEKVIVFESTACLQYLVDRFDTDGTWSGRTVAEKGAVLSWTAYQTAALGPTAKYWLYFKRGYPTRANPVQLPRTIEKQWDILEKRLKEPGQQYIALKDRPTLADLSYFPFAMPWMFTFLGVDIKDWPHIQRWSERMLSRPAVARVLQRAPTLGH, from the exons ATGGAATACGATGGCCGAGTGATTCTCTACATTATCAAAG CGGACGAAACCTCCTACATCAACTATATCAAGCCCTTGATCCTGGCCGAAGAAATACAATTCCCGCATGTCCTCTCGGTGATTGACACCCGTGATGAATGGTTTTACAGTATTCATCCAGAGCGGATGGTGCCATCCCTGAAAGACCAAGACCCGGTCACCGGAGAGAAGGTGATCGTCTTTGAGAGCACGGCCTGTCTGCAGTACCTGGTCGATCGCTTCGACACCGACGGCACATGGAGTGGGCGAACCGTGGCCGAGAAGGGAGCCGTTCTATCATGGACGGCATACCAAACTGCCGCCCTTGG ACCGACGGCCAAGTACTGGCTATACTTCAAGCGAGGTTATCCCACGCGGGCCAACCCCGTTCAACTCCCTCGGACAATCGAAAA ACAGTGGGATAtcctggagaagaggttgaaggagCCTGGGCAGCAGTACATTGCGCTGAAGGATCGGCCCACATTGGCGGACCTCTCCTACTTTCCCTTTGCCATGCCGTGGATGTTCACCTTCCTGGGCGTGGATATCAAGGATTGGCCGCATATTCAACGCTGGAGCGAAAGGATGCTTAGTCGGCCTGCGGTAGCAAGGGTTCTACAGCGCGCTCCGACTCTCGGACATTGA